The proteins below come from a single Desulfovibrio litoralis DSM 11393 genomic window:
- the tatB gene encoding Sec-independent protein translocase protein TatB: MFGIGSSELLIILVVALLVLGPEHLPKIMRTVGKVMGDFRRITTDFQRTINTEVAVDEEKRIRREEKKAKQAAKEAARAELLAELKAEAEAKEAGLNSSVVTDKDETETQDSTILKDNSLEEKSNKLKTSETTTDNSGAV, encoded by the coding sequence ATGTTTGGAATTGGTTCTTCCGAGTTGTTAATTATTTTAGTTGTCGCACTTCTTGTGCTTGGTCCCGAACACTTGCCTAAAATAATGCGTACCGTTGGTAAGGTTATGGGCGATTTTCGCCGTATTACGACTGATTTTCAACGCACTATTAACACAGAAGTAGCGGTTGACGAAGAAAAAAGGATAAGGCGAGAAGAAAAAAAAGCTAAACAAGCCGCAAAAGAAGCCGCCAGAGCTGAACTTTTAGCAGAACTAAAAGCCGAAGCCGAAGCCAAAGAAGCGGGGCTTAATAGTAGTGTTGTTACTGACAAAGATGAGACAGAGACTCAAGATTCAACAATTTTGAAAGATAATAGTTTAGAAGAAAAGAGCAATAAATTAAAAACATCAGAAACAACTACCGACAATTCAGGAGCTGTTTAA
- the tatC gene encoding twin-arginine translocase subunit TatC, whose protein sequence is MTLLDHLRELKKRLLRAFMAIGLGFLLCYSFAEPLFNFLVQPLLAVLPEGGKMIYTGLPEAFFAYLKVAFVAGLFVASPLVFYQIWAFISPGLYDEEKRYILPIAFFSAFFFISGGAFAYYVVFPFAFPFFLSYSSETIEAQLKMDEYLSLALQMLFAFGLIFELPLFAFFLSKMGLVTAKAMRRFRRYAILVNFIVAAILTPPDPISQLAMAIPMLALYEVSIWVAYYFGKKEETPEEDPKEAPK, encoded by the coding sequence ATGACTCTTCTTGATCATTTAAGAGAACTTAAAAAGCGACTTTTGCGTGCTTTTATGGCGATTGGTTTGGGCTTTTTACTTTGCTACAGTTTTGCCGAACCTTTATTTAATTTTTTAGTTCAACCTTTACTGGCTGTTTTACCGGAAGGGGGCAAGATGATTTATACCGGTCTTCCGGAAGCTTTTTTTGCCTATCTTAAAGTAGCTTTTGTTGCCGGTTTATTTGTTGCTTCTCCGCTTGTTTTTTATCAAATTTGGGCGTTTATTTCTCCCGGTTTATATGATGAAGAAAAACGCTATATTCTTCCCATTGCCTTTTTTTCTGCCTTCTTTTTCATTTCTGGCGGAGCTTTCGCTTATTATGTAGTTTTTCCTTTTGCTTTTCCGTTCTTTCTAAGTTATTCTTCCGAGACAATTGAAGCACAGCTAAAAATGGACGAATATTTAAGTTTGGCTTTGCAAATGCTTTTTGCTTTTGGTTTGATTTTTGAACTTCCTCTTTTTGCGTTCTTTCTTTCAAAAATGGGTTTGGTTACTGCCAAAGCTATGCGTCGTTTTCGCCGTTATGCTATCTTAGTTAACTTTATTGTTGCGGCAATTTTAACTCCGCCTGATCCTATCTCTCAACTGGCAATGGCTATTCCTATGCTTGCTTTATATGAGGTTAGTATTTGGGTAGCTTATTATTTCGGAAAAAAAGAAGAAACCCCAGAAGAAGACCCAAAAGAAGCCCCAAAATAA
- a CDS encoding imidazoleglycerol-phosphate dehydratase, which yields MRTAKIKRKTKETDIELVLKLEGSSLIKIKTGYPFADHMLYLMAFWGGFGLELTCVGDLEIDAHHSLEDIGLALGKALNTALSDRKGIARIGCAKVPMDEALSEVVIDCSGRSYLVFNGQEHLPDYFAGQEKDVWREFFKSFASAAGINLHISMFYGQNGHHLLESVFKSLGLALSQAVMCKYDIIMSSKGSIEL from the coding sequence ATGAGAACAGCTAAAATAAAACGCAAAACAAAAGAAACAGATATCGAACTTGTTTTAAAACTCGAAGGTTCGTCTCTTATCAAGATTAAAACCGGTTATCCCTTTGCCGACCATATGCTTTATTTAATGGCTTTTTGGGGTGGTTTTGGTTTAGAGTTGACTTGTGTCGGTGATTTAGAGATAGATGCCCACCATAGTCTCGAAGATATTGGGCTTGCCCTTGGTAAGGCTTTAAACACGGCGTTAAGTGATAGGAAAGGAATAGCCCGAATCGGTTGTGCCAAAGTTCCGATGGACGAAGCCTTGAGTGAGGTTGTGATTGATTGTTCGGGAAGAAGTTATCTTGTTTTTAACGGACAAGAACATTTACCCGACTATTTTGCCGGGCAAGAAAAAGATGTTTGGCGTGAATTTTTTAAATCATTCGCAAGTGCTGCCGGTATTAATTTGCATATTTCTATGTTTTATGGTCAAAATGGACATCATTTACTTGAGTCTGTATTTAAAAGTTTAGGGTTAGCTTTATCTCAAGCCGTTATGTGTAAATATGATATAATCATGAGTAGTAAAGGGAGTATTGAATTATGA
- the hisA gene encoding 1-(5-phosphoribosyl)-5-[(5-phosphoribosylamino)methylideneamino]imidazole-4-carboxamide isomerase codes for MIIFPAIDLQNGKAVRLKKGVATDSTVFSDDPVQTAKEWVSQGAKWLHIVDLDGAFSGEPVNLGLVKKIVNAISIPVQLGGGIRDLKTAKAYLDAGVNRLIIGTVALENPELFSELCKTFPGRIGVSLDCSNGELKTKGWVGATGLTVEKTLPALLAQGASFVIYTDIERDGMQTGVNLTAMQNLLNICNVPVIAAGGVASLEDIKRLYPLSKNTSFSGAISGRAIYEGTLNLKEAQSWIDAQN; via the coding sequence ATGATAATTTTTCCAGCGATAGATTTACAAAATGGTAAAGCCGTGCGTTTGAAAAAAGGAGTGGCAACAGACAGTACCGTTTTTTCCGATGACCCTGTTCAAACAGCAAAAGAATGGGTGAGTCAGGGGGCTAAATGGTTACATATTGTTGATCTTGACGGTGCTTTTAGCGGAGAACCGGTTAACCTTGGACTTGTCAAAAAAATAGTAAATGCTATTTCTATTCCTGTTCAACTTGGTGGTGGAATCAGAGATTTGAAAACCGCCAAGGCTTATCTTGATGCCGGAGTTAATCGTTTAATTATTGGAACTGTTGCTTTGGAAAACCCTGAATTGTTTTCCGAATTGTGTAAAACTTTTCCGGGGCGTATAGGCGTTTCTTTAGATTGTTCTAATGGCGAACTTAAAACAAAAGGTTGGGTTGGGGCGACGGGTTTAACCGTTGAAAAAACTCTGCCAGCTTTGTTGGCTCAAGGGGCTTCTTTTGTAATTTATACAGATATTGAAAGAGACGGAATGCAAACAGGGGTTAACCTTACTGCGATGCAAAATCTTTTGAATATCTGCAATGTTCCAGTGATTGCCGCCGGCGGTGTTGCAAGCCTTGAAGATATTAAACGTCTTTATCCGCTTAGTAAAAATACGAGTTTTAGCGGGGCTATTAGCGGACGAGCTATTTATGAAGGTACTTTAAATCTTAAAGAAGCTCAAAGTTGGATCGACGCTCAAAACTAG
- the nth gene encoding endonuclease III translates to MAVISLKNKKQKASLVLAELKALYPEIVRHLKANNPWELLIATILSAQCTDARVNQVTPFLFERWKTPSKMGKADLTELEKSIYSLGFYLNKAKNIQECSRLLESNFNSQVPKTLEELITLPGVGRKTASVVLWNAYGINAGIAIDTHVARISWRLGLTSSQEPIKAERELMLILPQKEWGVYNHRMVSFGRDVCTARSPKCLKCSMQNFCVKNGVV, encoded by the coding sequence ATGGCGGTTATTTCTTTAAAAAATAAAAAACAAAAAGCGAGTTTGGTTTTAGCCGAGCTTAAAGCTTTATATCCTGAAATAGTTAGACATTTAAAAGCAAATAATCCTTGGGAATTGCTTATTGCTACAATTTTGTCGGCACAATGTACCGACGCAAGGGTTAATCAAGTAACGCCATTTTTATTTGAACGTTGGAAAACTCCGAGTAAAATGGGTAAAGCAGATTTGACAGAACTTGAAAAAAGTATTTATTCCTTAGGGTTTTATCTAAATAAAGCGAAAAATATTCAAGAGTGTTCACGCCTTTTAGAGTCTAATTTTAATTCTCAGGTTCCTAAAACGTTAGAAGAACTGATTACCTTGCCCGGAGTAGGCAGAAAAACAGCGAGCGTTGTTTTATGGAATGCCTATGGTATAAACGCCGGAATTGCGATTGATACTCATGTTGCTCGAATCTCTTGGCGTTTGGGTTTAACGAGTTCTCAAGAACCGATTAAGGCAGAAAGAGAATTGATGTTAATTTTACCTCAAAAAGAGTGGGGCGTTTATAACCATCGAATGGTCTCTTTTGGACGAGATGTTTGCACTGCCAGAAGTCCAAAATGCTTAAAATGTAGTATGCAAAATTTTTGTGTGAAAAATGGGGTTGTGTAA
- a CDS encoding HypC/HybG/HupF family hydrogenase formation chaperone, whose product MCLAVPLQVALIESESVVRCRVGEGDNFLSVSTQLLPDQPVVGDYLIIHAGFAMRKLDPQDAEETLKLMREMVAANEAAQ is encoded by the coding sequence ATGTGTCTTGCCGTTCCCTTACAAGTAGCTTTAATTGAGTCTGAAAGTGTTGTGCGTTGCCGAGTTGGCGAAGGTGATAACTTTTTATCTGTTTCTACCCAGCTTTTGCCTGACCAGCCTGTTGTTGGTGATTATCTTATTATTCATGCCGGTTTTGCCATGCGTAAACTTGACCCTCAAGATGCCGAAGAAACGCTCAAACTTATGAGAGAAATGGTTGCCGCTAACGAAGCCGCACAGTAG
- a CDS encoding glucokinase, producing the protein MKILVADLGGTNCRFATVDFDKNIINCDYKNLNINFNKKLYLQTKDYKDCYALLSSLAKQKTEDGEFFLSQNKNDKPIDLAVFAIAGLVHNEKVFAPNMANNGWNIDTTECINSSGIKNLILINDFVAQAFACLTPKISKPKLIWGEEKNQQSKDPIAVIGAGTGLGMCLLVPNKNTFNYLPSEGGHASFSFENEEEIRFAEFMKKETQKRILIGDDIVSGLGLSLLHQYFYNEKLSASEVVKSFDKDNKVLETFARFYGRACRNYVLSTNAWSALYLTGGVGVKNPCIITQQAFIDSFYDCKAHAKMLKQTPVYLCTEYDTGLLGAAVYALSSL; encoded by the coding sequence ATGAAAATATTAGTTGCTGATTTAGGTGGAACTAATTGTCGTTTTGCTACTGTTGATTTTGATAAAAATATAATAAATTGCGACTATAAAAACCTAAATATTAATTTTAACAAAAAACTTTATTTGCAAACCAAAGATTATAAAGACTGTTACGCCCTGCTCTCTTCTCTTGCCAAACAAAAAACAGAAGACGGCGAGTTTTTTTTATCTCAAAATAAAAATGATAAACCAATTGATTTGGCTGTTTTTGCTATAGCGGGATTAGTGCATAACGAGAAGGTCTTTGCACCAAATATGGCAAATAACGGGTGGAATATTGATACAACAGAATGTATAAATTCAAGCGGAATAAAAAACCTTATTTTAATCAATGATTTTGTGGCACAAGCCTTTGCCTGTTTAACGCCAAAGATAAGCAAACCCAAACTGATATGGGGCGAAGAAAAAAATCAACAAAGCAAAGACCCCATCGCTGTGATAGGAGCAGGCACGGGGCTTGGTATGTGCCTACTTGTTCCAAATAAAAACACCTTTAACTATCTACCCTCTGAAGGCGGCCACGCAAGCTTTTCGTTTGAAAACGAAGAAGAAATTCGTTTCGCCGAGTTTATGAAAAAAGAAACCCAAAAGCGAATACTAATTGGTGATGATATTGTTTCCGGGTTGGGTCTAAGTTTATTACATCAATATTTTTACAATGAAAAATTATCAGCCTCGGAAGTTGTAAAGAGTTTTGACAAAGATAATAAGGTATTAGAAACATTTGCTCGCTTTTATGGGCGTGCTTGTAGAAATTATGTTTTAAGCACTAATGCGTGGAGTGCTTTATACCTTACAGGAGGAGTTGGAGTAAAAAATCCTTGCATAATAACACAGCAAGCATTTATCGACAGTTTTTACGACTGTAAGGCCCACGCCAAAATGTTAAAGCAAACTCCAGTTTATTTATGTACGGAATATGACACGGGTTTATTGGGTGCGGCTGTTTACGCCCTAAGCTCTTTATAA